AAGTGTCCTTACAATGCTCCTAATTGTTTCACGGATATGTTTTCCTGTGTAATGTGATTAGGAGCTAGCCACAACAACAATCTACGCCTCAATGCCAAGCTAGTTGGGTCAGTTGTATTCAGTTAAAATAAGTGGTTCGTCTGGTCTATAATATTTTTGATACTCGATTTAAGGATTATCTAACACTAGGAGTTCTCTAATATACTATAGTGGTTAAACTCTAATGTACTAATAGTTTTCTGGTAAGCACTAGACCATGTTTGACACAACTGTTTTAAAGTAGTGGATAAGCATTAAGGGCCCGTTTGATGATGTATAAGCATTATAATACCTGCATAAAAACCAAATAAATTGTGGAAGAATTTGACGTCTGCAGGTGGGATTAGATTTGATTTTTGGTGGTTTCTAGAGCATTTAATAGGGCTAAGAACAAAAAAGAAAGTGAATTATTAAACTTTTtgtaaagaaagaaaatttcagtACGGGCTTTCTTCTGGTTATGGTAGTGGCAATGGTGGCGGGATAGAAGAGGAATGTGGTTGATGGTGGTGGGCGAGAGAATAGgaggaaattgaaaaaaaaaagatgttcCACTTATGCTAAAAATAAGTGTAATACACGCCCTATGCCACCTCGTCAAATTGTATCTAAGCACATTTTGGCTCGAGTTCAAGTGTTCAGTAGATACTAGTCCCCGTTCAGGTGTCAAAATGAAAGTGTCGAACAAGTTTAGGAGGCCCGCTTATGTATTTGGCCTTAAATTATACACCGTTTGGTTGCTTATCTCTTAATAGTTATACCATATTTGGTTGCTTTATTCTATGTTTCCATTAATAGTACCTGTATAAGTTATGCAGGAATTTTGTTTTATGCGGTAAAACGTGGAATAAGAATACATGGATTGAAACAACTAAAAAGACAAAAAAgctctcaagttttctcttgtataccaaaaaaaaacaagacattGGCTGATGGCTGATTTTATAACAAACACGATTGTCTAGACATTCAGAAACTACTTCAATTACACATCGCATAGtttaaaagtaaattaacttttttatcttattttaaaattacaCATTGCATATTTGAAACAAATCAAACTTACAACAAAAATAATCTCCACATTACAATCCATATCTTATTAATCCTTGCATTACCATCCCTACATTACTAATCTCTGCAATACCAATGTCTGCCTAATTCGTTTATGAGCCAGACGACCCCCAAGTATTTAGACCAATTTACTATCAGCAGTTGACGTGTTTAGTAAAATGTTTAAGTTCTCTTTATGGTTTTTTATGACTTGTTTTACCATCAATTAGTGGTCAACATTGAACCAGATAATACTTGCAGTATTGAATTCGCTGGTGGTTTTTTTTGCAATTCTTTGAATGGCTTCCATACCATACTCATGTTGTTCTTTTGGGTTTCATTTAGATAAACGAGAAGGACACGGCATGGTTTGTCAAATTTTGTGTTCCGTGGTGCAAGCACTGGtaagttttttaaaattagtcTGCAGCTTAGTGTTTTATATACATGCTAATTACCATTATTAGCATATTGCACACTTTCTTTTGTCCAGACTACAATGTAGAAGATGATCCACATCCTCACCCGCTTCCTTGTATAGGTAACAACAACTAATGCAAACAACTTTACATTTCCTAAGGTTTAGGTTTTCCGCCATCAAAATCACCCCTCCTAGTAGCTGACTATGTGAAAAAAACACCTTCCTTGGCACCATAGGGATCCAAATCATGTTCCAATGGGGAACAATCCTCCTCCCTAAACAAAAGTTTTTCATAAGAGGCCTTCGCAGAGAAAactttgttattattattattttttgataggTAAGGTAGATAACTTTGTTATTCCCCAACTCCCAACACAACGCATCAGGTCTACCAGCTGGCTCTCCATGCTTATGAAGTAAAGCAAGCAATCTTTAAAACTCATTCATCTCCCAATCTTGGAAATCCCTCCTGTTACTCAAATATCAAAATGTCCCTCCCCCTAGACTTCCCCTGATTTGCTGCACAGGTAGGTCCCTTTGGCATGAAACCCCATGCATATAGTGAAACTCATCCTTTAACACAAAGTCCCCACACTACTTATGGCTCCAAAAATTTACTCTACTCCCATCTCCAACTATAAAAGAAATGTTACAATAAAAATCTCTCTACCCCTTCATAATATTCCTCCACACTCAAACGTCACAGTGACATCATTTCTTCTCCGCATATGAATTCTATATCCCACTTGATCCAGGCATACTGCCAATAAGTAGATAAAGTCGTTATATCATCAAATGATTGCTATAATAAATGGAGAGTATGATGACTGTTTTACCTCTGATTTCTATTCATGTACATCAGAATTTGAGTCATTTATATGTTCATTGCTATATTTTCCTCGCAAGGATCTTCTGTTTTGCTAATTCTGAAACCTTTTTTCAGCAAGAACCTGGGAACACTTTGGGATGATTTAGGAAAAACAATGGAAGGGGAGGATGAAATAGAGGTGGGACAAGTTGATTGTGGTACAGATAAGCCAGTGTGTAACAAAGTTGATATCCATTCATACCCTACATTCAAACTCTTCTACAATGGAGAAGAAGTCGCAAAGTACCAAGGTAGGaggtttttctttgaaatttatctTAACTATCTCATAgtcaatttaaaatatcgtttttCTTGTTTCAAAATACAGGGATATGTAATTTGGATTTGGTTTTCTACTCAACCCATCTGTATCTGCTTTTCTGAATTGTCCTGTGATTATATCAGCTTGTGTAGAAGAAAATATTGAAGTTAGTGCGATAGTTTAAGCGTTACATATCATGCTTTAAATTTGTCCTTTTTTAAGTGAAGTGAATTCTTGAACAAGATAATAGTGTAAAACTGTGTCAAACATATTTGGTACATTCATAACTAGAAAGTTTATCACATGAATTTTGTGGAGGCAGA
This region of Solanum dulcamara chromosome 9, daSolDulc1.2, whole genome shotgun sequence genomic DNA includes:
- the LOC129904355 gene encoding protein disulfide-isomerase 5-1, producing MNRRMNPFFPFILLCCICLLSSIYIAKAEVITLTGDTFNDKINEKDTAWFVKFCVPWCKHCKNLGTLWDDLGKTMEGEDEIEVGQVDCGTDKPVCNKVDIHSYPTFKLFYNGEEVAKYQGPRDIESLKAFALEEAEKAATKAEAGDDKEL